From one Vanacampus margaritifer isolate UIUO_Vmar chromosome 12, RoL_Vmar_1.0, whole genome shotgun sequence genomic stretch:
- the znf451 gene encoding E3 SUMO-protein ligase ZNF451 isoform X2, with product MSSPNEDDDGLDDVEFVSEGPIRPVLECVDLLSDSDEEGCSSSPRMIEDEINRQKAHVASTLDRLAQQVALEKRQRADKCRAFKEKQTQQRVHGQQELAISSTNGMNLEAKRCVDMWLKMPGLRPGLISSNSERRRRTVFPMTISTKHTCPVINCCRVYDNVSLLDGHLKRFDHSPCDPTICLKGSSALLFACVACCRHFQTKKEWQTHLESKVSSSHPEGHCMSQSYQQIVCFACPACYLLFNLRDECLQHMSAKKHFTESLPMSDTREESVLVPVPVPQHAKNRLVVLCRDTPFTVRCSLCHQVLTSHQAAQAHFNVNCRHGSAVAKADVTVVQRAKQLQVRGQCSRCCLIFLSQTEVQRHKEDTQHEVEVNRTMEQALLQCGRFQEKQHSYWANHKEGSPNSGSPIHRRSKTKKEYENIPAKRKRLNRTSAWFCECSLRFSDETSASNHLLAVNQIFYQCGVCGKHMGESSITRLHMSRFHGGAHLSNFFFYCRKCQVEMPRLEDIMSHVLDTHSGHTFITEQDVPEDAKPSTSNSTACKSAIQPIPEEAASSSRVAPTWMCRMCEDVFDSETAVRKHCGDLSSHSFQRFVCGHCPQKFFKESTVRRHCANEHDGQMTSAYFCGLCDSVQFESEGEFLQHYQSLHSHDYYCIGNNDPESIAPAQSCPCMNSEKNKDEMKAAYTRCMRTLASEGLCEYVCAPCALRVPSYGQIKTHVHTTHAALNLDKTFGVECQTCKECFGDVPKFHNHYHSQHCTLEPCVSSRTRGKDIAKQPQTLDDVEIKAQLNDTLHRVFKMEQTELNVNQSEHQAMQGSDSPDESDEKVKESLALSAEDRESADFEEALQRSLLDF from the exons gagaaacaaacacaacaaagagTTCATGGACAACAAGAGCTTGCGATTAGTTCAACAAATGGAATGAATCTTGAGGCAAAGCGCTGTGTGGACATGTGGCTAAAAATGCCAG gtcTCCGGCCTGGACTGATCAGTTCTAATTCTGAAAGACGACGCAGAACTGTTTTCCCCATGACCATTTCAACTAAGCACACATGCCCTGTAATTAACTGTTGTCGTGTTTATGATAACGTGTCTCTCCTTGATGGACACCTGAAAcg gtttGACCATTCACCTTGTGATCCAACCATCTGTCTTAAAGGAAGTTCTGCTCTGCTATTTGCCTGCGTGGCTTGTTGTCGTCATTTTCAGACCAAAAAAGAGTGGCAGACTCATCTTGAATCTAAG GTGTCGTCATCTCATCCTGAGGGTCACTGCATGTCTCAGAGCTACCAGCAGATCGTGTGCTTCGCCTGTCCTGCCTGCTACCTCCTCTTCAACTTGCGGGACGAATGTCTTCAGCACATGtcagcaaaaaaacactttacagAGTCCCTTCCAATGAGTG ACACCAGAGAAGAATCAGTGCTGGTGCCAGTTCCTGTTCCACAGCACGCTAAGAATCGCCTGGTTGTCTTGTGCAGGGACACCCCATTCACTGTGCGGTGCTCTCTTTGTCATCAAGTGCTAACTTCGCATCAGGCAGCTCAAGCTCACTTCAA TGTGAACTGCAGACATGGCAGCGCAGTGGCCAAGGCTGATGTGACAGTAGTGCAACGAGCGAAACAACTGCAAGTGCGAGGCCAGTGCTCTCGCTGCTGTTTAATCTTCTTGAGTCAAACAGAAGTGCAACGTCACAAAGAAGACACCCAACATGAGGTGGAGGTCAACAGGACCATGGAGCAAGCTCTTCTTCAGTGCGGCAGgtttcaagaaaaacaacacagcTACTGGGCTAATCACAAGGAAGGAAGTCCCAACTCTGGCTCACCAATTCATAGAAGAAGCAAGACCAagaaagagtatgaaaacataccCGCCAAACGGAAAAGGTTAAACCGCACGAGCGCATGGTTCTGCGAGTGCAGTCTGAGGTTCTCGGATGAAACCTCGGCCAGTAATCACCTCTTAGCCGTGAACCAAATCTTCTACCAATGCGGCGTGTGCGGCAAACACATGGGAGAATCTTCCATCACCCGCTTGCACATGAGCCGCTTTCATGGGGGCGCGCATCTCTCCAACTTCTTTTTCTACTGTCGTAAGTGCCAAGTGGAAATGCCGCGCTTGGAAGATATCATGTCACACGTGTTGGACACGCACAGCGGGCACACCTTCATCACGGAGCAGGACGTGCCCGAGGACGCCAAGCCGTCGACTAGCAACAGCACCGCTTGCAAGTCCGCGATTCAGCCCATCCCGGAGGAGGCGGCGTCCTCTTCCAGAGTGGCGCCGACTTGGATGTGCCGGATGTGCGAGGACGTGTTCGACTCCGAGACGGCCGTCCGTAAACACTGCGGCGACCTGAGCAGCCACAGCTTCCAGAGGTTCGTGTGCGGCCACTGCCCGCAGAAGTTTTTCAAGGAGTCCACCGTGCGGCGGCATTGCGCCAACGAGCACGACGGGCAGATGACGAGCGCCTACTTCTGCGGCCTCTGCGACAGCGTGCAGTTTGAGTCTGAAGGAGAATTCCTGCAACACTACCAAAGCCTGCACAGTCACGATTACTACTGCATAGGCAATAACGATCCTGAGAGTATCGCACCTGCGCAGTCATGTCCATGCATGAACTCTGAGAAGAACAAAGACGAGATGAAAGCCGCCTATACACGTTGCATGAGGACGCTGGCCTCCGAAGGACTGTGCGAGTATGTGTGTGCTCCTTGCGCTCTTCGCGTGCCATCCTACGGCCAGATCAAGACTCACGTCCACACCACCCACGCCGCATTGAACCTGGACAAAACCTTCGGAGTAGAATGCCAAACTTGCAAGGAGTGCTTCGGTGATGTTCCCAAGTTTCATAATCACTATCATTCCCAGCACTGTACATTGGAGCCATGCGTCAGCTCCAGGACCCGCGGGAAAGACATCGCAAAACAACCTCAAACACTGGATGATGTTGAGATCAAAGCGCAGCTCAATG ACACATTACATAGGGTGTTTAAAATGGAGCAGACTGAGTTAAACGTCAATCAAAGTGAACATCAAGCCATGCAAGGCTCTGACTCACCAG ATGAATCTGATGAAAAGGTGAAAGAATCACTGGCTTTGAGCGCAGAAGACCGAGAGTCAGCAG ATTTCGAAGAGGCTCTTCAAAGAAGCCTTTTGGATTTCTGA
- the rab23 gene encoding ras-related protein Rab-23 has translation MLEEDMEVAIKVVVVGNGAVGKSSMIQRYCKGVFTKDYKKTIGVDFLERQIIVNDEDVRLMLWDTAGQEEFDAITKAYYRGAQACVLVFSTTDRDSFLAIDNWKEKIEAEVGDIPTVLVQNKIDLLEETVIKNEEAEGLAKRLKLRFYRASVKEDLNVTEVFKFLAEKYLHQLKQQTAEETEAVHSTSNKIGVFNTTSSNLSNQSSSNGREVITLRPNKQRTKKSKNPFGSCSLL, from the exons ATGCTGGAAGAGGACATGGAAGTGGCCATCAAGGTGGTCGTGGTGGGCAACGGTGCTGTGGGAAAGTCCAGCATGATCCAGCGCTACTGCAAGGGCGTCTTCACCAAGGACTACAAAAAGACCATCGGGGTGGACTTCCTCGAAAGGCAAATCAT CGTGAACGACGAAGATGTCCGTCTTATGTTGTGGGACACGGCAGGGCAGGAGGAGTTTGACGCCATCACAAAGGCGTACTATCGTG GCGCCCAAGCGTGCGTGCTGGTCTTCTCTACCACGGACAGAGATTCTTTTCTGGCCATTGACAATTGGAAGGAGAAGATTGAAGCAGAGGTGGGAGATATCCCCACAGTTCTTGTACAGAATAAAATTGACCTCCTGGAAGAAACCGTAATTAAAAA CGAAGAAGCGGAGGGTTTGGCCAAGAGACTTAAATTGAGATTTTACAGAGCTTCGGTAAAAGAAGACTTGAATGTCACGGAGG tgtTTAAATTCTTAGCTGAGAAGTATCTTCATCAACTCAAACAGCAAACAGCAGAGGAGACAGAGGCAGTGCACTCAACAAGCAATAAAATAG GAGTTTTTAATACCACAAGTAGTAATCTGAGCAACCAGAGCTCCAGCAACGGCAGAGAAGTCATCACACTGCGACCAAACAAACAAAGGACCAAGAAGAGTAAAAACCCGTTCGGCAGCTGCAGCCTCCTCTAG
- the bag2 gene encoding BAG family molecular chaperone regulator 2, giving the protein MAQAKIQAKLNDVSSGKFNRTMSMADRAGQLLANLDQLEIRVEALRETASAMEQERECILEMIQSLQNSQEMHNISAGEKEELTLTADQLLGRTLSVEINVGTIRNSQQEESLLKATSIIDEIVKKLLVDMADSRQRLLALHSACVTDAPVPIDQKFQAIVISCALEDQKKIKRRLEMLLKNVGNAEKNIKIMDHQKLEEPKTNGTQ; this is encoded by the exons ATGGCTCAAGCCAAAATACAAGCGAAACTCAACGATGTGTCATCCGGCAAGTTCAACAGAACAATGTCCATGGCGGACCGGGCCGGACAACTTCTGGCGAATTTGGATCAACTGGAGATAAG GGTGGAGGCGCTTCGCGAAACAGCCTCGGCCATGGAGCAAGAAAGGGAGTGCATCCTGGAAATGATCCAATCCTTACAGAACAGTCAAGAAATGCACAACATCAGTGCCG gagagaaAGAAGAGTTAACTTTGACTGCAGACCAACTACTGGGCCGCACGTTGTCGGTGGAGATCAACGTGGGCACCATCAGGAACAGCCAGCAAGAAGAGTCCCTGCTTAAGGCCACATCCATCATCGACGAAATCGTGAAGAAGCTGCTGGTCGACATGGCCGACTCGAGGCAGCGGCTCCTCGCCTTGCACTCGGCCTGTGTGACCGACGCGCCCGTGCCCATCGACCAAAAATTCCAGGCCATCGTGATCAGCTGTGCTCTGGAGGACCAGAAGAAGATCAAGAGAAGGCTGGAGATGCTGCTGAAGAACGTTGGAAATGCCGAGAAGAATATAAAGATCATGGATCACCAGAAATTAGAGGAGCCAAAAACCAACGGCACTCAATAG